The Trichoderma atroviride chromosome 5, complete sequence genome contains a region encoding:
- a CDS encoding uncharacterized protein (EggNog:ENOG41), with protein sequence MERIRTPPPSSQSHFAQFENFTPNDAASFDDEFGRLASSQNWVPGSQLYARERTIAMREELKLHYFSQSQPLDGTDEELTEEETLKGYQSLCQEVRIPPSDSIAECKKHLKKTLVNIVDLIDARRTRKEVKVWDDFEAFRSYTLQDEHRINMHEAKQDGGYLASLLRYLRGPRRRRRGGRDGSSSRVLLGRVTKKSSG encoded by the coding sequence ATGGAGAGGATCCGAACCCCCCCACCATCGTCTCAATCCCACTTCGCCCAGTTTGAAAACTTTACTCCCAACGATGCCGCGTCATTCGACGATGAGTTTGGCCGCCTCGCGTCATCCCAGAACTGGGTGCCCGGCTCTCAGCTGTATGCTCGGGAGCGCACCATTGCAATGCGCGAGGAACTCAAGTTGCATTACTTTAGTCAATCACAGCCACTAGACGGCACCGACGAAGAGCTCACCGAAGAAGAGACTCTCAAGGGGTATCAAAGCCTATGCCAGGAGGTCCGCATACCTCCGAGCGACTCCATCGCCGAATGCAAGAAGCACctgaagaagacgctggtCAACATTGTAGACCTGATTGACGCGCGACGGACGCGCAAGGAGGTCAAGGTATGGGATGATTTCGAAGCGTTCCGCAGCTACACTCTCCAGGATGAACATAGGATCAATATGCATGAGGCGAAGCAGGACGGGGGGTACCTGGCATCGTTGTTGCGGTACCTCCGAGGTCCGCGACGGCGGAGAAGAGGTGGAAGGGATGGTTCAAGCTCCAGAGTACTTTTAGGGCGGGTAACCAAGAAGAGCTCGGGGTGA
- a CDS encoding uncharacterized protein (EggNog:ENOG41), whose protein sequence is MSRNICITAVEGQTGFLIAELLLKEGKFSRQISSLTGLALDPSAARAQELTELGGKVVHHQPGRERLMVKALKDIGCDTICLVPPAHRDKYDITMELANAAKKAGVSNVLLISSAGCDYADREKQPRLREFIDIESAVLASKGDSETPLGHSPCVIRCV, encoded by the coding sequence ATGTCTCGAAATATTTGCATCACGGCCGTCGAGGGCCAGACAGGTTTCCTCATAGCTGAGCTTCTCTTGAAGGAGGGTAAATTCTCCCGACAGATCAGCAGTCTCACCGGCTTGGCGTTGGATCCGTCTGCCGCGCGAGCCCAGGAACTCACGGAACTTGGTGGAAAAGTTGTTCATCATCAGCCGGGCCGCGAACGCCTTATGGTGAAGGCCCTCAAGGACATTGGATGCGACACCATCTGTCTAGTTCCTCCCGCTCATCGCGACAAGTATGACATAACAATGGAACTTGCAAATGCTGCCAAGAAAGCAGGCGTATCCAATGTTCTCCTCATCAGCTCTGCGGGCTGTGATTATGCGGACCGCGAGAAACAGCCTCGTTTGAGAGAGTTCATCGACATCGAAAGCGCGGTCCTTGCGTCCAAGGGAGATTCTGAAACTCCCCTTGGCCATTCGCCCTGCGTGATCCGGTGTGTTTAA